One genomic segment of Acomys russatus chromosome 6, mAcoRus1.1, whole genome shotgun sequence includes these proteins:
- the LOC127191183 gene encoding olfactory receptor 1G1-like encodes MNCSQAPGFILLGLSSDSEKWQPFFSFFLALYLLGLLGNLLLLLAIAADVHLHTPMYFFLSQLSFVDLCFITTTAPKMLEALWTGDGSISFSGCLTQLYFFAVFADMDNLLLAVMAIDRYAAICHPLHYLLLMTSCRCKILASGLWGVAHCVSLAHTLLLSKLSFHTNEEIPHFFCDFGPLLWLSCSDVHLNEGLMMALAGLLGISALVCIVSSYGYIFYAVSRVPSTQGKRKALATCSSHLSVVLLFYSTVFATYLKPPSSSHSSGEVVAAVMYTLVTPTLNPFIYSLRNKDVKSSLRRILNIEKSQDKV; translated from the coding sequence ATGAACTGTAGTCAGGCTCCTGGCTTTATCCTCTTGGGACTGTCCAGTGACTCAGAAAAATGGCAGCCTTTCTTCAGCTTCTTCCTAGCTCTCTACTTGCTGGGCCTCCTAGGAAACCTGCTACTTCTGCTAGCTATTGCAGCTGATGTccacctccacacccccatgtatttcttcctcaGTCAGCTCTCCTTTGTGGACCTTTGCTTCATTACCACCACAGCCCCTAAAATGTTGGAAGCTTTGTGGACTGGAGATGGATCAATCTCATTCTCTGGATGCCTGACTCAGTTGTACTTCTTTGCTGTTTTTGCAGACATGGACAATCTGCTTCTGGCCGTCATGGCTATTGATCGCTATGCTGCTATCTGTCACCCTCTGCACTACCTACTTCTAATGACTTCTTGTAGATGTAAAATTCTGGCCAGTGGGTTGTGGGGAGTAGCTCATTGTGTGTCTCTGGCCCATACCTTGTTACTCTCCAAGTTATCTTTTCATACCAATGAAGAGATTCCTCATTTTTTCTGTGACTTTGGGCCTCTTTTATGGCTTTCTTGCTCTGATGTCCACCTCAACGAGGGCCTAATGATGGCATTGGCTGGGCTTTTAGGAATCAGTGCACTTGTCTGCATTGTAAGTTCTTATGGTTATATTTTCTATGCGGTGTCTAGGGTTCCATCTacacaggggaaaaggaaggcCTTGGCCACATGCAGTTCCCACCTTTCTGTGGTCCTACTCTTCTACAGCACAGTCTTTGCCACCTACCTGAAGCCCCCATCTAGTTCTCACTCCTCTGGGGAGGTAGTAGCTGCTGTCATGTATACCCTGGTAACTCCCACTCTGAACCCCTTCATTTATAGTCTGAGAAATAAGGATGTTAAGAGTTCATTGAGAAGGATCCTTAACATAGAGAAGTCTCAGGACAAAGTGTAG
- the LOC127191057 gene encoding olfactory receptor 12D1-like, whose product MSNQTSVTEFLLLGVTDVQELNPILFAIFFTIYFVNITWNGAILMIIVSDPRLHSPMYFFLGNLACLDICFSTVTVPKMLENFLSMNKAISFLGCITQLHFFHFLGSTEALLLPVMAFDRFIAICKPLHYSVIMNRQVCVLMAVTIWVIGFLHALLHSVMTSHLRFCGPNRIHHFFCDVKPLLDLACGNTELNLWLLNTVTGTIALSPFFLTFLSYFYIITYLFLKTRSCSTLHKALSTCASHFMVVILLYVPVLFIYTRPTSGSSLDQDRIIAIMYSVVTPALNPLIYTLRNNEVRSALNRKVRRWL is encoded by the coding sequence ATGTCAAATCAAACCTCAGTCACTGAATTTCTCCTCCTGGGAGTGACAGATGTACAAGAATTAAACCCTATCCTCTTTGCTATTTTCTTCACCATCTACTTTGTCAATATAACTTGGAATGGCGCCATCCTGATGATCATAGTTTCAGATCCAAGACTCCACtcacccatgtacttcttcctgggAAACCTAGCATGTCTGGATATCTGCTTTTCCACTGTGACAGTGCCAAAGATGCTGGAGAACTTCCTCTCTATGAACAAAGCAATTTCCTTTTTGGGATGCATAACTCAGCTTCATTTCTTCCACTTCTTGGGTAGCACAGAGGCCTTGTTGCTGCCAGTGATGGCATTCGACCGCTTCATAGCTATCTGCAAACCACTCCACTACTCTGTCATCATGAATCGCCAGGTCTGTGTCCTAATGGCTGTTACTATCTGGGTCATTGGCTTTTTACATGCCTTGCTTCACTCTGTAATGACATCTCATTTGCGCTTCTGTGGTCCCAATCGTATCCatcatttcttctgtgatgttaAACCTCTGTTGGATCTGGCCTGTGGAAACACTGAGCTCAACCTTTGGCTGCTCAATACAGTAACGGGCACCATTGCCCTCAGTCCCTTTTTCCTGACATTTCTCTCCTACTTCTACATCATCACCTACCTGTTTCTCAAGACCCGTTCTTGCAGCACGCTCCACAAAGCACTGTCTACTTGTGCCTCTCACTTCATGGTTGTCATACTGTTATATGTTCCTGTTCTTTTTATCTACACCCGTCCTACCTCAGGCAGCTCTCTGGATCAGGACCGAATCATTGCCATCATGTACAGTGTGGTCACTCCTGCCCTCAATCCACTCATCTACACCTTGAGAAACAATGAAGTGAGGAGTGCGTTGAATAGGAAGGTGAGACGATGGCTCTGA